From a region of the Fischerella sp. JS2 genome:
- a CDS encoding peptidoglycan-binding domain-containing protein: MWCEFGKSSLSVATVCIVTVTASVAFAQTPTIVRQQIYTPQQFRSVLQGLGYKVTVSNAPLTDAETKKAIQEFQKGYRIQPADGIAGPKTQAFAANIVKILQANLNLVAKPNPPLPKNPYYGPQTQSAVKLYQKQLLLPQTGIADLALRQRLDKEAKRILQNPSAAPSSIPPSPTSTPSPTATPTSTPSPTATPTSTPSPTATPTSTPSPTATPTSTP; the protein is encoded by the coding sequence ATGTGGTGTGAATTTGGAAAATCAAGCCTGAGTGTAGCTACTGTTTGTATAGTAACAGTCACAGCAAGTGTAGCGTTCGCACAAACACCTACAATAGTACGGCAACAAATATATACTCCCCAACAATTTCGTAGCGTACTGCAAGGATTAGGTTATAAAGTTACGGTATCAAATGCACCTCTAACAGATGCGGAAACTAAAAAAGCAATTCAAGAATTTCAAAAGGGTTATAGGATACAACCAGCCGATGGCATAGCCGGGCCAAAAACCCAAGCATTTGCGGCAAATATTGTCAAAATTCTCCAAGCAAACTTAAATCTGGTGGCTAAACCAAATCCTCCTTTACCTAAAAACCCATATTATGGACCTCAAACCCAATCCGCAGTTAAGCTTTATCAAAAACAACTCCTACTTCCCCAAACAGGAATTGCCGACTTAGCATTGCGGCAAAGACTTGATAAAGAGGCTAAGAGGATACTTCAAAATCCATCAGCAGCGCCGTCATCTATACCACCATCACCAACATCTACACCATCACCCACAGCAACCCCAACATCTACACCATCACCCACAGCAACACCAACATCTACACCATCACCCACAGCAACCCCAACATCTACACCATCACCCACAGCAACACCAACATCTACACCTTAG
- a CDS encoding SDH family Clp fold serine proteinase: MSFGIGDLFWIFLLFSSFQPIWQKRQIEYRRFRALQEFERQRKSRVIFLIHRQESISLLGIPLSRYITIEDSEQILRAIRLTPPDVPIDLILHTPGGLVLATEQIARALIRHPSKVTVFVPHYAMSGGTMLALAADEIIMDANAVLGPVDPQLGNFPAASILKIVEDKPISEIDDQTLIMADLSHKAMQQVQNFVRTLLKDNIPRQKVKPENIENIVQALTTGRVTHDYPITVEEATEMGLPITVGLPRIVYDLMELYPQPQGGRPTVQYIPMPYDDRRPILPSPKGRPLEEPTQMR, from the coding sequence ATGAGTTTCGGTATCGGTGATTTATTTTGGATATTTCTACTTTTTTCGTCTTTTCAACCGATTTGGCAAAAACGTCAGATTGAATACCGACGCTTCCGCGCCCTTCAAGAATTTGAACGGCAACGTAAAAGTAGAGTGATTTTTCTGATTCACCGCCAAGAGTCTATTAGTTTACTAGGAATTCCGCTATCACGCTACATTACTATTGAAGACTCAGAACAGATTTTGCGGGCTATTCGTCTGACTCCGCCAGATGTGCCAATCGACCTAATTTTGCATACTCCTGGTGGTTTAGTTTTAGCAACCGAACAAATTGCTAGAGCCTTGATTCGTCATCCCTCTAAAGTTACAGTTTTTGTACCTCACTATGCCATGAGTGGTGGAACCATGCTTGCTTTAGCTGCTGACGAAATTATTATGGATGCCAACGCTGTTTTAGGGCCTGTTGATCCTCAACTTGGAAATTTCCCGGCAGCAAGTATTCTTAAGATTGTAGAAGATAAACCTATCAGTGAAATCGACGACCAAACGCTGATTATGGCAGATTTATCGCACAAAGCTATGCAACAGGTACAAAACTTTGTGCGGACTCTACTAAAAGACAATATACCCAGGCAAAAAGTTAAGCCAGAAAATATAGAAAATATCGTCCAAGCCTTAACAACCGGACGCGTTACTCATGACTATCCCATCACAGTTGAAGAAGCAACAGAAATGGGGCTGCCCATAACAGTAGGACTACCGCGCATAGTTTATGACTTGATGGAGTTGTATCCCCAACCCCAAGGCGGACGGCCAACAGTACAATATATCCCCATGCCTTACGATGACCGTCGTCCCATTCTACCAAGTCCCAAAGGTAGACCGTTGGAAGAACCAACTCAAATGCGTTAG
- a CDS encoding peptidylprolyl isomerase, whose translation MTDISQIGISPEEIINYLKSEMSLREVCQKILYQRIIDNAAQERGIIVTTEEIEIEADCQRRKQRLEKAVDTLTWLAKQLVSPYDWEIGIRNQLLAPKLAQTLFAKEVEKFFNQNRQEFEQIVLYQIIVVCKKLAQELYYQIEEGEISFYEAAHIYDIDEHRRQKCGYEGKIYRWAIQPDIAEFVFESPPKHLIGPLKSEQGYHILMVEEVIAAELTPQRYNEIINNMFQQWLASEAQYLLNCYELDVDTF comes from the coding sequence ATGACTGATATTTCTCAAATAGGTATTTCTCCTGAGGAAATTATTAACTACCTCAAAAGTGAAATGAGTTTGAGGGAAGTATGTCAAAAAATTTTATATCAAAGAATTATAGACAATGCCGCCCAAGAGAGGGGCATAATTGTAACTACAGAAGAAATTGAAATTGAGGCAGACTGCCAACGTCGTAAACAGCGTTTAGAAAAAGCTGTAGATACATTAACATGGTTGGCTAAGCAACTTGTTAGTCCTTATGATTGGGAAATTGGAATTCGCAACCAATTGCTAGCGCCAAAACTCGCACAAACACTCTTTGCTAAAGAGGTAGAAAAATTTTTTAACCAAAATCGTCAAGAATTCGAGCAAATAGTTCTTTATCAAATAATAGTGGTATGTAAAAAACTCGCTCAAGAACTTTATTACCAAATTGAAGAAGGTGAAATTAGTTTTTATGAAGCGGCTCACATTTATGATATTGATGAGCATCGTAGACAAAAATGTGGCTATGAAGGGAAAATATATCGTTGGGCTATCCAACCAGATATAGCTGAGTTTGTATTTGAGAGTCCTCCTAAACACTTAATTGGTCCATTGAAAAGTGAACAAGGCTACCATATTTTGATGGTTGAAGAAGTGATAGCAGCAGAATTAACGCCTCAAAGATATAACGAAATTATCAATAATATGTTTCAACAGTGGTTGGCTAGTGAAGCACAGTATTTATTAAATTGTTATGAACTAGATGTAGATACATTTTAG
- a CDS encoding serine/threonine-protein kinase has product MVWNPGQRLFGGRYIIQRKLGEGGIGITYLATNEHGELRVIKTLKEEIFNNPAWKPHRDKLRLDFRDEAVRLAVCRHPHIVQIENIFDEANMPCMVMEYIEGEDMGKRLQRVGMLPETEALLYIRQVGAAVTIIHRKGLLHRDIKPRNIMLRNGKLEAVLIDFGIAREFIPNVVQKHTVYRTPGFAPPEQYELEAPRGEYIDVYGLAATLYSLVTGIVPTSAEERRRNIPLEPPQYYNPHLSQKVSQAIVRGMELQPKLRPQSVQDWLNLLDSEFEEDSSVPPTQIIATKAHTQTTVLLSQREREWKCTNTLKGHASMVQTVAVSGDNQLLASGSSDTTIKLWDLESGKLLRSLGRWFSGHSSMVSSVAFSPDGEILASAGWDETIKLWSINSGKVIRTLRNHSNCVNSVCFSPNGQMLASGSADCTIKLWQISTGREIRTFVGHTDTVWSVAWSPNREVIASGSADYTVKLWYINTGQEIRTLGGHSFFVNAVAFSPDGEMIASGSADSAIKLWLVSTGQEICTLTGHSNSVWSLAFSPDGEWLASGSWDKTIKIWHVSTGKEIYTLTGHLNYIRSVAYSPNGQTLVSGSDDDTIKIWQCR; this is encoded by the coding sequence ATGGTTTGGAATCCAGGACAACGGTTGTTTGGGGGACGCTATATCATCCAAAGAAAGCTAGGCGAGGGTGGAATTGGTATCACTTACCTCGCCACCAACGAACATGGAGAACTGCGGGTCATTAAAACCTTAAAAGAGGAAATCTTCAATAACCCTGCCTGGAAACCGCACAGAGATAAATTAAGGCTTGACTTTCGGGATGAAGCTGTAAGATTAGCTGTGTGTCGCCATCCACACATAGTGCAAATAGAAAATATCTTCGATGAAGCAAATATGCCTTGTATGGTGATGGAGTACATCGAAGGCGAAGACATGGGTAAGCGCTTGCAACGGGTAGGAATGCTACCAGAAACAGAAGCACTACTTTATATACGGCAAGTAGGCGCAGCTGTAACCATTATTCACCGCAAAGGCTTACTACATCGAGATATTAAGCCGCGCAACATCATGCTTCGCAATGGTAAATTAGAAGCTGTTTTGATTGACTTTGGCATTGCCAGGGAATTTATTCCCAATGTTGTACAGAAACATACAGTTTATCGTACTCCTGGTTTTGCTCCTCCTGAACAGTACGAATTAGAAGCACCACGGGGAGAATACATTGATGTCTATGGTCTAGCAGCTACTTTGTATAGTTTGGTGACTGGGATAGTACCAACCAGTGCAGAGGAGAGGCGCCGCAACATTCCTCTAGAACCACCACAGTATTACAATCCCCATCTTAGTCAGAAGGTAAGTCAGGCAATTGTGCGGGGTATGGAATTGCAACCCAAGCTTCGTCCTCAAAGTGTACAAGACTGGTTAAATCTACTAGATTCTGAGTTTGAAGAAGATTCATCTGTACCACCCACACAAATTATTGCTACAAAAGCACACACTCAAACTACTGTTTTATTGAGTCAAAGGGAAAGGGAGTGGAAATGTACAAACACTCTCAAAGGCCATGCCAGCATGGTGCAAACTGTGGCAGTTAGTGGTGACAACCAGCTTTTGGCTAGTGGTAGTAGTGACACTACTATCAAACTGTGGGATTTGGAGAGTGGCAAGTTACTGCGTAGCCTTGGTCGTTGGTTTTCTGGTCATTCCAGTATGGTTAGTAGTGTCGCCTTCAGCCCAGATGGAGAAATTCTTGCTAGTGCTGGTTGGGATGAAACTATTAAACTGTGGTCAATCAATTCTGGCAAAGTAATTCGCACTCTCAGAAATCACAGCAATTGCGTGAATTCTGTCTGCTTTAGTCCAAATGGACAGATGCTTGCCAGTGGCAGTGCTGATTGTACGATTAAACTATGGCAGATCAGTACAGGTAGAGAAATTCGGACTTTTGTTGGTCATACTGATACTGTTTGGTCTGTTGCTTGGAGTCCAAATCGAGAAGTTATTGCTAGTGGAAGCGCTGATTACACAGTCAAACTTTGGTATATAAATACAGGTCAAGAAATTCGCACTCTCGGAGGACATTCCTTTTTTGTGAATGCTGTCGCTTTCAGTCCAGATGGTGAAATGATCGCCAGTGGCAGCGCTGATTCTGCTATCAAGCTATGGCTAGTAAGTACAGGTCAAGAAATTTGTACCCTCACAGGGCATTCTAACTCAGTATGGTCACTTGCTTTTAGTCCTGACGGAGAGTGGTTAGCTAGTGGTAGTTGGGACAAAACCATCAAAATTTGGCATGTCAGTACAGGTAAAGAGATATACACTTTGACTGGTCATTTGAACTATATCCGATCTGTTGCCTACAGTCCAAATGGACAGACTTTAGTAAGTGGTAGTGATGACGACACTATTAAAATTTGGCAGTGCAGGTAG
- a CDS encoding YlxR family protein, with protein sequence MKPNYRRCISCRKVGLKNEFWRITRVFPSGQVQLDEGMGRSAYICPNMSCLSAAQKKNKLGRSLHASVPETLYQTLWQRLSQSNPPNQIEL encoded by the coding sequence ATGAAACCAAACTATCGACGTTGTATTAGTTGTCGCAAAGTGGGTCTAAAAAATGAGTTTTGGCGGATTACCCGCGTCTTTCCTTCTGGGCAGGTACAATTAGATGAGGGCATGGGGCGTTCAGCCTATATTTGCCCTAACATGAGTTGTTTAAGTGCAGCTCAGAAAAAAAACAAACTCGGGCGATCGCTACATGCATCAGTGCCAGAAACACTGTATCAGACATTGTGGCAGCGCCTATCCCAAAGTAATCCCCCAAATCAAATCGAGCTTTAA
- the rimP gene encoding ribosome maturation factor RimP yields the protein MTHPLVPQIIDLATPVAEELELEIVGVVFHTNQRPPVLRVDIRNPHQDTGLDDCERMSRALEATLDAAEVIPDTYVLEVSSPGISRQLTTDREFISFKGFPVIVSTSPPYEGQQEWTGQLIRRDETSVYLNQKGRAIAIPLTQVTKVRLDERR from the coding sequence ATGACTCATCCTTTAGTCCCACAAATTATTGATTTGGCCACACCAGTAGCAGAAGAACTGGAATTAGAGATCGTTGGGGTAGTTTTTCACACCAACCAACGTCCACCAGTTTTACGGGTGGACATTCGCAACCCACACCAAGACACTGGGCTGGATGATTGCGAACGGATGAGCCGCGCTTTAGAAGCAACTCTAGATGCGGCAGAAGTCATTCCAGATACCTATGTTTTGGAAGTATCCAGTCCTGGTATCTCCCGACAATTAACAACAGACAGAGAATTTATTTCCTTCAAAGGGTTTCCCGTGATAGTTTCCACCTCCCCGCCCTACGAGGGACAGCAAGAGTGGACTGGGCAATTAATTCGTCGGGATGAAACATCTGTTTATTTAAATCAAAAAGGTCGGGCGATCGCAATTCCCCTCACTCAAGTTACCAAAGTGCGGTTAGATGAGCGTCGATAG
- the infB gene encoding translation initiation factor IF-2, protein MNNGKVRIYELSKELNLDNKELLAICDQLNIAVKSHSSTITESEAERIRSQAEKVAATTHQMSKKDHYGASSHKPNTTQIPSRNRPAASQKQELLEIRKPKPPKNNSGNALEASAATNSQFASSEVNPLSPPRPFATPVSSMKPTAPIRPVSRNQSEATQETAVTDADKTPKSNQPKEKMAAEKPEPTSPAPNKPKPEKPQKPQLVAPPTRPAADKPESTPQPHQPERPILKRDRDQARDQVKGKGKPQPATNVEAGQTTQQPPRPARPVPGQPKSEQKGNKGVAVAGDTPRPKLPTRPTPVPAAVGPQKPGSVSPVKPQIVDEVETETEDDTPEIIELKRPTPPRQPKTGKKWQPEEEIDEVKESGKAKVGAKGKRVKPIVDDEDFEEDFLDDEDADLAAAAVAISNAIVRPPKPKTGKPAQPAAVVAAPKPTKKAPAAARDQQRRPQEQKRERPEKLIVTGTMTVQELADALAVADTEIVKILFLKGMAVSITQSLDIPTITLIANELGTEVETQQPEAEARKVTEMIDVADLENLQRRPPVVTIMGHVDHGKTTLLDSIRNTKVAAGEAGGITQHIGAYHVDVEHGGKVQQVVFLDTPGHEAFTAMRARGARVTDIAILVVAADDGVRPQTIEAISHAKAAGVPIVVAINKIDKEGAQPDRVKQELTNYGLTPEEWGGDTIMVPVSAIKGENLDTLLEMILLVAEVEELSANPDRSAKGTVIEAHLDKAKGAVATLLVQNGTLRVGDILVAGSVFGKVRAMIDDRARKVEAATPSFAVEVLGLGDVPAAGDEFEVFQNEKEARALANDRAEKQRQSRLMQGRVTLAAISAQAQEGELKELNLILKADVQGSVEAIVGSLKQIPQNEVQIRLLLAAAGEITQTDIDLAAASGAVIIGFNTTYASGARQAADEAGVDVREYNIIYKLLEDIQGALEGLLEPELVEEPLGQAEVRAVFPVGRGAVAGCYVQSGKLVRNCKVRVRRGGKVVYEGILDSLKRMKEDAREVNTGFECGVGIDKYSDWTEGDIIEAYQMVTKRRTLSAAAR, encoded by the coding sequence ATGAACAACGGCAAAGTTAGAATCTACGAATTATCAAAGGAATTGAATTTGGATAACAAAGAGCTATTAGCAATTTGCGACCAGCTCAATATCGCGGTCAAAAGTCATAGCAGCACCATCACAGAATCCGAAGCAGAACGCATTCGTTCTCAAGCGGAAAAAGTGGCAGCTACGACGCACCAGATGTCAAAAAAAGATCATTATGGTGCAAGTAGTCATAAGCCAAATACAACACAAATACCATCTCGCAATCGACCAGCTGCATCCCAAAAACAAGAATTGTTAGAAATTCGCAAACCAAAACCACCTAAAAATAACTCCGGCAACGCCCTTGAGGCGTCAGCTGCTACCAATAGTCAATTTGCTTCTTCTGAAGTTAATCCTCTCTCACCCCCCAGACCTTTCGCCACACCAGTCTCATCCATGAAGCCGACGGCACCTATTCGACCTGTTTCCCGAAATCAGTCTGAGGCAACCCAAGAAACTGCTGTGACAGACGCAGACAAAACGCCCAAGTCAAACCAGCCCAAGGAGAAAATGGCAGCGGAAAAACCAGAACCAACTTCCCCTGCACCAAATAAGCCGAAACCAGAAAAACCCCAAAAACCACAACTGGTTGCTCCACCCACAAGGCCTGCTGCGGATAAACCTGAATCCACACCCCAGCCTCATCAACCAGAAAGACCTATCCTGAAGCGCGATCGCGATCAGGCTCGAGACCAGGTCAAAGGTAAGGGAAAACCACAGCCTGCCACAAATGTAGAGGCTGGACAAACCACTCAACAGCCACCTAGACCAGCGCGTCCAGTCCCGGGACAACCAAAGTCGGAGCAAAAAGGCAATAAAGGAGTCGCCGTTGCAGGAGATACCCCAAGACCCAAGCTGCCAACACGTCCAACTCCCGTACCAGCAGCAGTAGGACCACAAAAACCTGGATCGGTATCACCAGTAAAACCACAAATAGTCGACGAGGTAGAAACAGAGACAGAAGACGACACTCCAGAAATCATCGAACTCAAGCGTCCCACACCTCCACGCCAACCAAAAACAGGTAAAAAATGGCAGCCAGAAGAAGAAATTGACGAAGTCAAAGAATCTGGTAAGGCTAAAGTCGGCGCTAAAGGCAAACGTGTCAAGCCTATTGTCGATGACGAGGACTTTGAAGAAGATTTCCTTGATGATGAAGATGCAGATCTAGCTGCTGCTGCTGTAGCCATCAGTAATGCGATCGTCCGTCCACCCAAACCGAAAACTGGCAAACCAGCACAGCCTGCTGCTGTGGTCGCCGCTCCGAAACCAACCAAAAAAGCCCCTGCTGCGGCTCGCGACCAACAACGTCGCCCACAGGAACAAAAACGTGAACGTCCTGAAAAACTAATTGTCACAGGCACGATGACCGTGCAAGAGTTGGCAGATGCCTTGGCGGTTGCCGACACAGAAATCGTCAAGATTCTGTTCCTCAAGGGCATGGCGGTGAGTATTACTCAAAGTTTGGATATTCCCACGATTACTTTAATCGCCAACGAACTAGGCACAGAAGTCGAAACCCAACAACCAGAAGCTGAAGCCCGTAAAGTCACAGAAATGATCGACGTGGCAGACCTGGAAAACCTCCAGAGACGCCCACCAGTAGTGACAATTATGGGTCACGTAGACCACGGTAAAACTACCTTGCTCGATTCCATTCGCAATACCAAGGTAGCTGCCGGGGAAGCAGGCGGTATTACACAACATATCGGTGCTTACCACGTAGACGTAGAACATGGCGGCAAAGTCCAGCAAGTAGTATTTTTAGATACACCTGGTCACGAAGCCTTTACAGCTATGCGGGCGCGGGGAGCGCGGGTTACAGACATTGCCATTTTAGTTGTGGCAGCTGATGATGGCGTCCGTCCCCAAACAATTGAAGCCATTAGCCACGCTAAAGCCGCAGGAGTGCCTATTGTTGTTGCAATTAACAAAATTGACAAAGAAGGCGCTCAACCAGACCGAGTTAAGCAAGAACTGACTAATTACGGTCTGACTCCAGAGGAATGGGGCGGTGATACAATCATGGTTCCTGTAAGTGCGATCAAAGGCGAAAATCTGGATACGCTACTTGAGATGATCCTGTTGGTCGCAGAAGTCGAAGAACTGTCTGCTAACCCTGATCGTTCTGCCAAGGGAACGGTGATTGAAGCTCACCTTGATAAAGCCAAAGGCGCGGTTGCAACTCTGTTAGTGCAGAATGGTACACTGCGGGTAGGCGATATCCTTGTAGCGGGCTCGGTATTTGGTAAAGTGCGGGCCATGATCGATGACCGAGCAAGAAAAGTAGAAGCTGCGACTCCTTCTTTTGCTGTTGAGGTACTCGGTTTAGGTGACGTGCCAGCAGCTGGAGATGAGTTTGAGGTCTTCCAAAACGAAAAAGAAGCACGGGCACTCGCTAATGACCGCGCTGAGAAACAGCGTCAATCCCGTCTCATGCAAGGCCGCGTCACATTGGCTGCGATTTCAGCTCAAGCTCAAGAAGGCGAGTTGAAAGAACTCAACTTGATCCTCAAGGCAGACGTCCAAGGCTCAGTCGAGGCCATCGTGGGATCGCTGAAGCAAATTCCGCAAAACGAAGTCCAAATCCGCTTGCTGTTGGCTGCTGCTGGGGAAATTACCCAGACAGATATTGATCTGGCCGCTGCTAGTGGAGCTGTGATCATTGGCTTCAACACCACTTACGCTAGTGGTGCTAGACAAGCTGCTGATGAAGCTGGCGTAGATGTACGAGAATACAACATCATCTACAAGCTTCTAGAAGACATCCAAGGTGCTTTGGAAGGTCTGTTAGAACCAGAGTTAGTAGAAGAACCTCTGGGTCAAGCAGAAGTACGTGCTGTCTTCCCTGTTGGTCGCGGAGCTGTTGCTGGTTGTTATGTCCAATCTGGCAAACTGGTTCGTAACTGCAAGGTGCGAGTACGTCGTGGCGGCAAAGTTGTCTACGAAGGAATTCTGGATTCGCTTAAACGCATGAAAGAAGATGCCCGCGAGGTCAACACAGGATTTGAGTGCGGTGTCGGCATCGACAAATACAGCGACTGGACAGAAGGCGACATCATCGAAGCCTACCAAATGGTGACTAAGCGTCGTACCCTCTCGGCAGCAGCGAGATAA
- the nusA gene encoding transcription termination factor NusA has translation MVSLPGLKELIESISRERNLPRIAVQSAIREALLKGYERYRRAQNLDRKQFDEDYFENFDVQLDIEEEGFRVVATKTIVEEVSNNDHEIALQQVQDMGGEEAQLGQEVVLDVTPDQGEFGRMAAMQTKQVLAQKLRDQQRQLIQEEFQDLEGTVLQARVLRFERQSVILAVSSGFGQPEVEAELPKREQLPNDNYRIGATFKVYLKKVSQGQQRGPQLLVSRADAGLVVYLFANEVPEIEDEVVRIVAVAREANPPSRHVGPRTKIAVDTLDRDVDPVGACIGARGSRIQVVVNELRGEKIDVIRWSPDPATYIANALSPARVDEVRLMDPETRQTHVLVAEDQLSLAIGKEGQNVRLAARLTGWKIDIKDKAKYDHAAEDSKFAAARAKYAAELEEMEEEELDEEEFKDENQLELEDELDNEIEDELDNEIEDELYDRDAQ, from the coding sequence ATGGTTAGTTTACCTGGTTTAAAAGAGTTAATTGAAAGTATAAGTAGAGAGCGTAATTTACCTCGGATAGCGGTACAATCAGCCATTAGAGAAGCGCTATTAAAAGGTTATGAACGTTACCGTCGCGCCCAAAATTTAGATCGCAAACAATTTGATGAAGATTACTTTGAAAATTTTGATGTCCAACTAGATATAGAAGAAGAAGGTTTTCGCGTCGTTGCTACTAAAACAATAGTTGAAGAAGTTAGTAACAATGACCATGAAATCGCCTTGCAACAAGTGCAAGACATGGGAGGCGAAGAAGCACAATTGGGTCAAGAAGTAGTACTAGATGTTACCCCAGATCAAGGAGAATTTGGCCGAATGGCAGCAATGCAAACCAAGCAAGTATTGGCGCAAAAGCTGCGGGATCAGCAACGGCAATTAATTCAAGAAGAGTTCCAAGATTTAGAAGGAACAGTTCTACAAGCTAGAGTATTACGGTTTGAGCGGCAATCGGTGATCCTAGCTGTGAGCAGTGGTTTTGGTCAGCCTGAGGTAGAAGCGGAATTACCTAAGCGTGAACAACTTCCTAACGACAATTATCGTATTGGTGCTACATTCAAAGTCTATTTAAAAAAAGTTTCTCAAGGTCAGCAACGCGGACCACAGCTATTAGTATCTCGGGCTGACGCTGGTTTGGTAGTTTATTTATTTGCCAACGAAGTGCCAGAAATTGAAGATGAAGTTGTACGCATTGTTGCAGTAGCACGGGAAGCTAACCCCCCATCCCGTCATGTGGGGCCTCGGACTAAAATTGCTGTAGATACTTTGGATCGGGATGTAGATCCGGTGGGTGCTTGTATTGGCGCCCGAGGATCGCGAATTCAAGTGGTAGTTAACGAATTGCGAGGTGAAAAAATTGATGTTATTCGCTGGTCTCCAGACCCTGCTACCTACATTGCCAATGCCTTGAGTCCAGCACGAGTAGATGAAGTGCGTCTGATGGATCCAGAAACTAGGCAAACTCACGTCCTGGTAGCAGAAGACCAACTCAGTTTAGCAATTGGTAAAGAAGGACAAAACGTCCGCTTGGCTGCTCGTTTAACTGGTTGGAAAATAGATATCAAAGACAAAGCTAAGTATGATCATGCAGCAGAAGATAGTAAATTTGCTGCTGCTAGAGCGAAATACGCCGCAGAACTTGAGGAAATGGAGGAGGAAGAATTAGACGAGGAGGAATTTAAAGATGAAAATCAACTAGAGTTAGAAGATGAATTAGACAACGAAATTGAAGACGAATTAGACAACGAAATTGAAGACGAACTTTACGATCGCGATGCACAATAG
- a CDS encoding c-type heme family protein has product MLKNLKLRQKFTILLVFILMFGLSLSGLSLSSLLRQNAKKEIATNALSLIETMSSLREYTVTQVTPELVDKLETKFLPQTVSAYSAREVFEILRKKPEYKDFFYKEAALNPTSLRDKADSFEADIIKRFTDEKDLKELSGFRSLPSGDIFYIARPLKLTQPACLQCHSTPEVAPKTMIERYGAENGFGWQLNSIIAAQIISLPASKVIEKAHKSSFLIILIVSTVFISVVLLVNIFLERQVILPLKSLTRIAEEVSTGHMDVEFKQTSNDEIGNLAKAFKRMKFSLEMAMKRLKRNTGTTET; this is encoded by the coding sequence ATGCTAAAGAATCTAAAGTTAAGACAAAAATTTACAATTTTGCTAGTTTTTATTCTTATGTTTGGTTTGAGCTTGAGCGGGTTAAGTCTATCTTCTTTACTGAGGCAGAATGCTAAAAAAGAAATTGCGACGAACGCTTTATCGCTGATTGAAACGATGAGTTCTTTGCGTGAGTATACAGTTACTCAAGTTACACCCGAACTGGTAGATAAATTGGAAACGAAATTCTTACCACAAACTGTATCTGCCTATTCAGCACGGGAAGTATTTGAAATTTTACGAAAAAAACCAGAGTATAAAGACTTTTTCTATAAAGAAGCTGCGCTCAATCCTACAAGTCTGAGGGATAAAGCTGATAGTTTTGAGGCAGATATTATCAAACGCTTTACTGATGAGAAAGATTTAAAAGAGTTGAGCGGTTTTCGTTCCTTACCTAGTGGGGATATTTTCTATATTGCTCGTCCACTCAAGCTAACTCAACCTGCTTGCTTACAGTGTCACAGCACTCCTGAGGTTGCACCCAAAACAATGATTGAGCGTTACGGTGCAGAGAATGGATTTGGATGGCAGTTGAACAGTATTATCGCTGCACAGATAATTTCTTTGCCAGCTAGTAAAGTTATTGAAAAAGCACATAAATCTTCTTTTTTGATTATTTTAATTGTGTCTACTGTTTTTATTTCTGTTGTGCTTTTAGTCAATATTTTCTTGGAACGTCAAGTTATTCTTCCTCTTAAGAGTCTAACTCGTATAGCAGAGGAAGTTAGCACGGGACACATGGATGTTGAATTTAAACAGACAAGCAATGATGAAATTGGTAATCTTGCTAAGGCTTTTAAACGGATGAAGTTTAGTTTAGAAATGGCGATGAAAAGACTAAAAAGAAATACAGGAACTACAGAAACTTAA